From the Hevea brasiliensis isolate MT/VB/25A 57/8 chromosome 15, ASM3005281v1, whole genome shotgun sequence genome, one window contains:
- the LOC110634940 gene encoding uncharacterized protein LOC110634940 isoform X1, with product MATPYLSYLLSPSLHLQTSTNMALRVHSPSIHRHKQGSSQFFDARSKIFSVKPNGVSQKTRLNISSAINMAAGQPGEPEKLKFDHLMNKARKIWDSSPQPVKTFPWNRALENFIQLILDLIIAVIKYLCVPLLAVSSLSEMSYCAHQKKLFFVPFPLLIGIAVAGVLKETALELSPLLKDAEVPWHLIAIAIFFTLIKLPGPYYPYWGRIFIPQVANGVLWRTLWSALLWYRRPRKGSGVALHQNSVNDSQSETNKL from the exons ATGGCAACTCCATATCTCTCGTACTTGTTATCTCCATCCCTTCATCTCCAAACCTCCACTAATATGGCTCTCAGAGTTCATTCTCCTTCCATTCACAGGCATAAG CAGGGGTCATCTCAATTTTTTGATGCGCGCAGCAAAATTTTTAGTGTTAAACCCAATGGGGTCTCTCAGAAAACTAGGCTTAATATCTCCAGTGCAATAAATATGGCTGCCGGACAACCAGGTGAACCTGAGAAGTTAAAATTTGACCATCTTATGAACAAGGCTAGAAAAATATGGGACAGTTCTCCTCAGCCAGTCAAGACTTTTCCCTGGAACAGAGCATTGGAGAACTTCATTCAACTCATCCTTGATCTTATCATTGCAGTTATCAAATACTTGTGTGTACCTTTATTGGCAGTTTCCTCTCTTAGTGAGATGTCATATTGTGCGCATCAAAAGAAGCTATTCTTCGTTCCTTTTCCTCTCCTTATTGGCATTGCTGTTGCTGGAGTCCTAAAAGAAACTGCCTTGGAACTGTCTCCACTTCTCAAG GATGCAGAAGTTCCCTGGCATCTGATTGCCATAGCAATATTTTTTACATTGATCAAATTGCCGGGTCCATATTACCCATACTGGGGCCGCATATTTATTCCACAAGTTGCAAATGGGGTGTTATGGAGAACTTTATGGTCTGCACTTTTGTGGTATAGAAGACCCAGGAAGGGATCAGGAGTAGCATTACACCAAAATTCAGTAAATGACAGTCAGTCTGAAACAAATAAACTCTAA
- the LOC110634940 gene encoding uncharacterized protein LOC110634940 isoform X2, whose product MATPYLSYLLSPSLHLQTSTNMALRVHSPSIHRHKGSSQFFDARSKIFSVKPNGVSQKTRLNISSAINMAAGQPGEPEKLKFDHLMNKARKIWDSSPQPVKTFPWNRALENFIQLILDLIIAVIKYLCVPLLAVSSLSEMSYCAHQKKLFFVPFPLLIGIAVAGVLKETALELSPLLKDAEVPWHLIAIAIFFTLIKLPGPYYPYWGRIFIPQVANGVLWRTLWSALLWYRRPRKGSGVALHQNSVNDSQSETNKL is encoded by the exons ATGGCAACTCCATATCTCTCGTACTTGTTATCTCCATCCCTTCATCTCCAAACCTCCACTAATATGGCTCTCAGAGTTCATTCTCCTTCCATTCACAGGCATAAG GGGTCATCTCAATTTTTTGATGCGCGCAGCAAAATTTTTAGTGTTAAACCCAATGGGGTCTCTCAGAAAACTAGGCTTAATATCTCCAGTGCAATAAATATGGCTGCCGGACAACCAGGTGAACCTGAGAAGTTAAAATTTGACCATCTTATGAACAAGGCTAGAAAAATATGGGACAGTTCTCCTCAGCCAGTCAAGACTTTTCCCTGGAACAGAGCATTGGAGAACTTCATTCAACTCATCCTTGATCTTATCATTGCAGTTATCAAATACTTGTGTGTACCTTTATTGGCAGTTTCCTCTCTTAGTGAGATGTCATATTGTGCGCATCAAAAGAAGCTATTCTTCGTTCCTTTTCCTCTCCTTATTGGCATTGCTGTTGCTGGAGTCCTAAAAGAAACTGCCTTGGAACTGTCTCCACTTCTCAAG GATGCAGAAGTTCCCTGGCATCTGATTGCCATAGCAATATTTTTTACATTGATCAAATTGCCGGGTCCATATTACCCATACTGGGGCCGCATATTTATTCCACAAGTTGCAAATGGGGTGTTATGGAGAACTTTATGGTCTGCACTTTTGTGGTATAGAAGACCCAGGAAGGGATCAGGAGTAGCATTACACCAAAATTCAGTAAATGACAGTCAGTCTGAAACAAATAAACTCTAA
- the LOC110634905 gene encoding uncharacterized protein LOC110634905 yields MGEPEYEQQHQNEQKEFADGGKRKLDAFELAKQRAQEIASRIASDADPKRPRIVTENSSEPSFSSSSVSAPPSFPVPFAAQPSLYSQGTSKKITIPNGKVGVVIGKGGETIKHIQLQSGAKIQITKDQDANPHSLTRDVELMGTSEQISRAEELINDVITETDVGGSGSSAVHGLNTKQSGAEQFAMKVPNDKVGLLIGKGGETIKYMQGRSGARMQIIPLHLPPGDTSAERTVYINGSTEQIETAKELVNDVISGKRIISPSESNSYAQPVYPAASNWVQPGQPTVQQQPQYGYAQPGTQPTPSSYYGNYTQQPSWDQLNPATMSQTPQQTTGYGYYGQPQMGSDPLNPSYSYNQTPPVASKTYDHSYSQQTISYGQNIPTPTQEQQTTYGNSSYGYATVSSQPDGAVSSQSTRVAPSAYPPTAYSQSVANPQTYWNSSSYTGQQPQTVYDQTGYSQTYGGQTAYGGMQPGQVPPPSTWPIYGQGGYPLPESAAAANYVQETQPQSQPSNNGHSQSLAYGAETHDGNSNPAVQEAVPSQS; encoded by the exons ATGGGAGAACCAGAATATGAACAACAGCATCAAAATGAGCAGAAAGAGTTCGCTGACGGTGGAAAGAGAAAGCTGGACGCTTTCGAACTCGCCAAACAGAGAGCTCAAGAAATTGCGTCTCGAATTGCTAGTGACGCTGATCCGAAACGCCCTCGAATCGTCACTGAAAACTCGTCAGAGCCTTCATTTTCCTCAAGTTCTGTGTCTGCCCCTCCCTCTTTCCCTG TTCCCTTTGCTGCCCAACCAAGTCTGTATTCACAAGGCACAAGTAAGAAGATTACAATTCCTAATGGCAAG GTTGGTGTGGTTATAGGGAAAGGAGGAGAAACGATAAAACATATTCAACTTCAGTCAGGGGCTAAAATTCAGATTACCAAGGACCAAGATGCTAATCCCCATTCTCTAACAAGGGATGTGGAGCTGATGGGTACTTCAGAACAAATTAGCAGGGCTGAAGAACTGATCAATGATGTGATTACAGAG ACAGATGTAGGGGGCTCTGGCTCATCTGCAGTTCATGGATTAAATACAAAGCAATCTGGAGCTGAACAGTTTGCAATGAAAGTCCCTAATGACAAG GTTGGATTGCTCATTGGCAAGGGTGGTGAAACCATAAAGTACATGCAAGGCAGATCAGGGGCCCGTATGCAG ATTATTCCCCTCCACCTTCCTCCTGGTGACACATCAGCAGAGAGAACAGTATATATAAATGGTTCAACAGAACAGATTGAGACAGCCAAAGAATTAGTTAATGATGTAATCAGTGGG AAACGTATTATAAGCCCATCTGAATCCAATAGCTATGCACAGCCAGTTTATCCTGCTGCTAGTAACTGGGTCCAGCCAGGACAACCTACTGTGCAACAACAGCCCCAATATGGGTATGCTCAACCAGGAACCCAACCTACACCCTCTTCTTACTATGGCAACTACACCCAGCAACCATCTTGGGATCAGTTGAACCCAGCAACCATGTCTCAAACACCTCAGCAAACGACTGGATATGGTTACTATGGACAACCTCAAATGGGATCAGATCCTCTTAATCCTAGCTATAGCTACAATCAGACACCTCCTGTTGCCAGCAAAACTTATGATCATAGCTACAGTCAGCAGACAATAAGCTATGGACAAAACATTCCTACTCCAACACAAGAACAACAGACGACATATGGAAATTCAAGTTATGGGTATGCTACTGTATCATCTCAACCAGATGGGGCAGTTTCCTCCCAATCAACTCGAGTGGCACCATCTGCATATCCACCTACTGCTTATAGTCAATCAGTGGCCAATCCTCAAACATACTGGAATTCTTCAAGCTACACTGGACAGCAACCACAAACGGTGTATGATCAAACAGGGTACTCCCAAACTTATGGAGGGCAAACTGCTTATGGAGGGATGCAACCAGGCCAAGTCCCTCCCCCATCAACTTGGCCAATTTATGGACAAGGCGGATATCCTCTTCCGGAATCTGCTGCAGCAGCAAATTATGTTCAGGAGACACAACCCCAGTCACAGCCATCAAACAATGGTCATTCACAGTCATTGGCTTATGGAGCTGAAACTCATGATGGGAATTCAAATCCTGCTGTGCAGGAAGCAGTTCCTTCTCAAAGCTGA
- the LOC110634922 gene encoding serine/threonine-protein kinase SRK2E isoform X1, which translates to MDRSAVTVGPSMDMPIMHDSDRYELVRDIGSGNFGVARLMRDKQTNELVAVKYIERGEKIDENVQREIINHRSLRHPNIVRFKEVILTPTHLAIVMEYASGGELFERICNAGRFSEDEARFFFQQLISGVSYCHAMQVCHRDLKLENTLLDGSPAPRLKICDFGYSKSSVLHSQPKSAVGTPAYIAPEVLLKKEYDGKIADVWSCGVTLYVMLVGAYPFEDPDEPKNFHKTILRILKVQYSIPDYVHISPECQYLISRIFVADPAKRISIPEIRNHEWFLKNLPADLMDENAMNNQFEEPDQPMQSIDEIMQIISEATIPAAGARSLNQYLTGSLDIDDEMDEDLETDPELDMDSSGEIVYAM; encoded by the exons ATGGATCGATCTGCAGTCACCGTAGGTCCAAGTATGGATATGCCGATTATGCACGATAGTGATCGTTACGAACTGGTGCGAGATATTGGGTCTGGGAATTTTGGGGTGGCGAGGTTGATGAGAGATAAGCAGACCAACGAGCTTGTTGCCGTCAAGTATATCGAGAGAGGTGAGAAG ATAGATGAAAATGTACAAAGGGAAATTATTAACCACAGGTCATTGAGGCATCCTAACATTGTCAGATTCAAAGAG GTCATATTAACACCAACACACCTTGCTATTGTGATGGAGTATGCATCTGGTGGAGAACTTTTTGAGCGGATTTGCAATGCAGGCCGCTTCAGTGAGGATGAG GCTCGATTTTTCTTCCAACAACTTATATCAGGAGTTAGCTACTGTCATGCAATG caagtatgccACCGTGACTTAAAATTGGAGAATACATTGTTGGATGGAAGCCCAGCACCTCGTCTGAAGATTTGTGACTTTGGTTACTCTAAG TCATCGGTTCTCCATTCACAACCAAAATCTGCTGTTGGAACTCCTGCATATATTGCACCTGAAGTGTTACTTAAGAAGGAATATGATGGCAAG ATTGCAGATGTATGGTCTTGTGGGGTAACTTTGTATGTAATGTTGGTGGGAGCATATCCTTTTGAGGACCCGGACGAGCCTAAGAATTTTCACAAGACAATACTT CGAATTTTGAAAGTCCAGTACTCAATTCCTGACTATGTTCATATATCTCCTGAGTGCCAGTATCTGATTTCAAGAATATTTGTGGCTGACCCTGCAAAG AGGATAAGCATTCCTGAGATTAGGAATCACGAGTGGTTTCTGAAGAATCTTCCAGCAGATCTCATGGATGAAAATGCAATGAACAACCAGTTTGAAGAGCCTGATCAGCCCATGCAGAGCATCGATGAAATCATGCAGATAATATCTGAAGCCACCATCCCAGCAGCCGGTGCCCGTAGTCTCAATCAATATCTGACTGGAAGCCTGGACATTGATGATGAGATGGACGAGGATCTAGAGACTGATCCTGAGCTTGACATGGATAGTAGTGGAGAGATAGTATATGCCATGTGA
- the LOC110634922 gene encoding serine/threonine-protein kinase SRK2E isoform X2 → MDRSAVTVGPSMDMPIMHDSDRYELVRDIGSGNFGVARLMRDKQTNELVAVKYIERGEKIDENVQREIINHRSLRHPNIVRFKEARFFFQQLISGVSYCHAMQVCHRDLKLENTLLDGSPAPRLKICDFGYSKSSVLHSQPKSAVGTPAYIAPEVLLKKEYDGKIADVWSCGVTLYVMLVGAYPFEDPDEPKNFHKTILRILKVQYSIPDYVHISPECQYLISRIFVADPAKRISIPEIRNHEWFLKNLPADLMDENAMNNQFEEPDQPMQSIDEIMQIISEATIPAAGARSLNQYLTGSLDIDDEMDEDLETDPELDMDSSGEIVYAM, encoded by the exons ATGGATCGATCTGCAGTCACCGTAGGTCCAAGTATGGATATGCCGATTATGCACGATAGTGATCGTTACGAACTGGTGCGAGATATTGGGTCTGGGAATTTTGGGGTGGCGAGGTTGATGAGAGATAAGCAGACCAACGAGCTTGTTGCCGTCAAGTATATCGAGAGAGGTGAGAAG ATAGATGAAAATGTACAAAGGGAAATTATTAACCACAGGTCATTGAGGCATCCTAACATTGTCAGATTCAAAGAG GCTCGATTTTTCTTCCAACAACTTATATCAGGAGTTAGCTACTGTCATGCAATG caagtatgccACCGTGACTTAAAATTGGAGAATACATTGTTGGATGGAAGCCCAGCACCTCGTCTGAAGATTTGTGACTTTGGTTACTCTAAG TCATCGGTTCTCCATTCACAACCAAAATCTGCTGTTGGAACTCCTGCATATATTGCACCTGAAGTGTTACTTAAGAAGGAATATGATGGCAAG ATTGCAGATGTATGGTCTTGTGGGGTAACTTTGTATGTAATGTTGGTGGGAGCATATCCTTTTGAGGACCCGGACGAGCCTAAGAATTTTCACAAGACAATACTT CGAATTTTGAAAGTCCAGTACTCAATTCCTGACTATGTTCATATATCTCCTGAGTGCCAGTATCTGATTTCAAGAATATTTGTGGCTGACCCTGCAAAG AGGATAAGCATTCCTGAGATTAGGAATCACGAGTGGTTTCTGAAGAATCTTCCAGCAGATCTCATGGATGAAAATGCAATGAACAACCAGTTTGAAGAGCCTGATCAGCCCATGCAGAGCATCGATGAAATCATGCAGATAATATCTGAAGCCACCATCCCAGCAGCCGGTGCCCGTAGTCTCAATCAATATCTGACTGGAAGCCTGGACATTGATGATGAGATGGACGAGGATCTAGAGACTGATCCTGAGCTTGACATGGATAGTAGTGGAGAGATAGTATATGCCATGTGA